One genomic window of Bacteroidota bacterium includes the following:
- a CDS encoding BamA/TamA family outer membrane protein yields MNVLAVLSILLPSSTLAQVIPSDYEIASIRFEGNETFSNNELLQQIQTRETPGFINKFLHNSISERLGRKSEFLDERMLAEDLDRLRQFYKDHGFQEVKIDSLLSFTERERVMDVGIRINEGYRSVIDTLVYRGIVDVPPAVLEEIISDSKIAVGDPFNKGLIEEDVRHVLQVLKNNGHGQAAFARQHSTITYYTSTRNFSVVLQFELGKFHRFGEITVQQELDPIREDIREEDVLRQLDYTPGEDFSLDKLKASERNLNRIGIFDRAWIETAFPDAAPNPESIHVTTHVKIRPRDKHELAPEVLFGSDDNNNFTLGTGIGYTNRNFLSGARTFTTHLRFRTRNFRDFPDVFNANNNAIANADLTFELIQPYIFSNKIRGSWSFSAIVDKQTFYINRILQNKFGFVNRFAEFTTGYLDWTTQLVSLEKKSSIAIDSTNLEVLRGLRDLELQDSLQQFNSILSFTIQRDMTDDIFSPSRGFFHSLTLEESGLLPLILQRWRPDLPFTQFYRTSFLLRWYLDLTGSSRFSILALKLKGGYEGKYGMSFSDSTRTIPQTHRFYAGGGGSVRGWRSRDLGIGGNPQLGGNVLAEGSLELRTNVLQSLRDDFWDKLWTVLFIDVGNVWAETRNLQVRTTAIAAGFGIRYDTFFGPFRIDYGIQIHDPRGSVSGKNWVTQRKFWSETLRLGVLHFGIGHAF; encoded by the coding sequence TTGAACGTACTCGCCGTGCTTTCAATACTCTTGCCCTCCTCCACTCTGGCGCAGGTCATTCCTTCTGATTACGAAATAGCCTCCATCAGGTTCGAAGGGAACGAGACCTTCAGCAACAACGAGTTGCTGCAGCAAATTCAAACCAGGGAAACGCCCGGTTTCATCAACAAGTTTCTTCACAACAGCATAAGTGAACGACTGGGAAGGAAGAGTGAGTTTCTCGACGAGCGGATGCTCGCTGAAGATCTCGATCGCCTCCGACAATTCTACAAAGATCACGGGTTTCAAGAAGTGAAGATCGACAGCCTCCTCTCGTTCACCGAGCGTGAACGTGTCATGGACGTCGGTATCCGCATTAATGAGGGATATCGTTCTGTCATCGATACTCTTGTTTACAGAGGAATTGTTGATGTCCCGCCGGCAGTTCTCGAAGAAATCATATCAGACAGCAAAATTGCGGTTGGCGATCCGTTCAACAAGGGCCTCATCGAGGAGGATGTTCGGCACGTTCTCCAGGTTCTTAAGAATAACGGCCACGGGCAAGCAGCTTTTGCCCGACAGCATTCTACGATAACGTATTACACGAGTACACGCAATTTCAGTGTGGTTCTGCAATTTGAACTCGGTAAGTTCCATCGGTTCGGGGAGATTACGGTTCAGCAAGAACTGGATCCTATCAGGGAGGATATCCGGGAAGAAGATGTTCTGCGCCAGCTCGATTACACACCCGGCGAGGACTTCAGTCTCGATAAACTCAAGGCCAGCGAGCGCAATCTCAATCGAATCGGCATTTTTGACCGCGCTTGGATTGAGACCGCGTTTCCCGACGCTGCCCCCAATCCTGAATCGATCCATGTGACGACACATGTCAAGATTCGTCCCCGCGACAAACACGAGCTTGCTCCGGAGGTTCTGTTCGGCAGTGACGACAACAATAACTTCACACTCGGAACCGGTATCGGCTATACGAACAGAAACTTTCTCAGCGGAGCACGGACGTTCACCACGCATCTTCGCTTTCGGACGCGGAATTTCAGGGATTTTCCTGATGTGTTTAACGCGAACAACAATGCAATTGCCAACGCCGACCTGACCTTTGAACTCATCCAGCCGTACATTTTTTCGAACAAGATCAGGGGCTCGTGGTCGTTTTCGGCAATTGTGGACAAGCAGACTTTCTACATCAACCGCATTCTGCAAAACAAGTTCGGCTTCGTCAACAGGTTTGCGGAGTTCACAACGGGATATCTCGATTGGACAACACAGCTTGTCAGCCTGGAGAAGAAAAGCTCGATAGCTATTGACTCGACAAATCTTGAGGTGCTACGCGGCCTTCGCGATCTTGAATTGCAGGATTCGCTTCAGCAATTCAACTCGATTCTCTCATTTACAATCCAACGGGATATGACGGATGATATTTTTTCACCATCCCGCGGGTTCTTCCATTCTCTCACATTGGAGGAATCCGGCTTGCTTCCTCTCATTCTCCAACGGTGGCGGCCTGATTTGCCGTTCACGCAGTTCTATCGAACAAGTTTCCTCCTTCGGTGGTATCTTGATCTCACCGGAAGCAGCCGGTTTTCCATTCTCGCACTCAAGCTGAAGGGCGGCTACGAAGGCAAGTACGGCATGAGTTTCTCTGATTCCACAAGAACTATTCCGCAAACTCATCGCTTTTATGCCGGAGGCGGCGGCAGCGTCCGCGGGTGGCGCTCGCGTGATTTAGGTATTGGAGGAAATCCGCAGTTGGGGGGCAATGTTCTCGCCGAGGGAAGTCTGGAACTTCGAACGAATGTTCTGCAAAGTTTAAGGGACGATTTCTGGGACAAACTGTGGACGGTGCTTTTTATTGATGTCGGAAACGTGTGGGCGGAAACGAGAAATCTGCAGGTTCGAACTACCGCCATTGCAGCCGGGTTCGGAATCCGGTACGATACGTTCTTCGGTCCGTTTCGGATTGACTACGGAATTCAGATCCACGACCCGCGAGGCAGCGTCAGCGGAAAGAACTGGGTAACGCAGCGGAAGTTCTGGAGTGAGACACTCCGCCTCGGCGTACTCCATTTCGGCATCGGTCACGCCTTTTAA
- the xerC gene encoding tyrosine recombinase XerC, with translation MQEYVRTFLSSLGGERNYSPHTVASYEDDLRQFADFLRRHFSDSGVAVAKVDQVTIRLFLHDLVEQGFSRRSIARKLACLKSFFRYLRKQKIVPTNPATSVQSPKLSKPLPSVLSEADVSALMEQPDISTPEGMRDRAILELFYGSGIRLSELIGLDWKDVNLSDATLKVTGKGSKQRIIPLGRQAKQSLKQYSKSRHHILHGKFHDETGGAAVFITLRGKRLSPKAVNVLMNRYIGRVSEIKKKSPHVLRHSFATHLLDHGADLRAVKELLGHESLATTQIYTHVSVERLKKVYTQAHPKAS, from the coding sequence ATGCAAGAATACGTCCGCACATTTCTGTCCTCGCTCGGGGGAGAGCGCAACTACTCACCCCATACCGTTGCGTCGTACGAAGACGATCTCCGGCAGTTTGCCGATTTTCTGAGGAGACATTTTTCCGATTCAGGTGTTGCAGTAGCGAAGGTTGATCAGGTCACTATCCGGTTGTTTCTTCATGACTTGGTAGAACAGGGATTTTCACGGCGCAGCATTGCAAGGAAACTCGCTTGTCTGAAGTCGTTCTTTCGATATTTACGCAAGCAGAAAATCGTTCCAACAAACCCGGCGACATCGGTTCAATCGCCGAAATTAAGCAAGCCGCTGCCTTCTGTTCTGAGCGAGGCGGATGTGTCGGCATTGATGGAGCAGCCGGACATCTCCACACCGGAAGGAATGCGTGACCGTGCGATACTCGAGTTGTTCTATGGATCGGGAATACGTTTGAGCGAGTTGATAGGCCTCGATTGGAAGGATGTCAATCTTTCCGATGCAACACTCAAGGTGACGGGCAAGGGAAGCAAGCAACGAATCATTCCGTTGGGGCGGCAAGCAAAGCAGTCACTGAAGCAATACTCGAAGTCGCGTCATCACATTTTGCACGGAAAGTTTCACGACGAAACGGGAGGGGCTGCCGTCTTTATTACGCTGCGCGGCAAGCGGCTTTCTCCCAAAGCGGTAAATGTTCTGATGAACAGGTATATTGGCCGTGTTTCTGAAATCAAGAAGAAGAGTCCGCATGTGTTGCGTCACAGCTTTGCAACACATTTGCTCGATCATGGGGCAGACCTGCGTGCGGTGAAAGAGCTGCTCGGGCACGAGAGCCTTGCAACAACGCAGATATACACGCATGTAAGCGTAGAGCGTCTCAAGAAAGTGTACACTCAGGCACATCCGAAAGCATCCTAA
- the metG gene encoding methionine--tRNA ligase has protein sequence MAECILVTAALPYANGPIHLGHLAGAYLPSDIYVRFQRLKGREVVFICGSDEHGVPITLTADKEGITPQAVVDRYHAMNKAAFERFSMSFDNYSRTSLPLHHVTALEFFLDFHKRGILREKKERQFFDPKANMFLPDRYVEGTCPVCSNPEARGDQCERCGSYLNPTELINPKSKISGEVPVLRETSHLYFPLGDYQKKLESYIDARNKRDGWKDNVLKYCQSWFKEGLQDRAVTRDLDWGVKTPLPGYESKVLYVWFDAVLGYISSTKEWSQRIGKPDEWKKFWLDESTKYVAFIGKDNVVFHCIVFPAMLMAWNETHPKKYVLPGNVPANEFLNFEGQKFSKSRGIGIDVQDFLERFPADPLRYYLASSLPEYRDSDFYWKDFQSKNNNELADILGNFVNRTLAFAGRTFNGVVPERGDITSLDQTILDALKATPTAAGQCFEEYRFRDALLEVMNLARAANKYFNDSEPWKTAKSDTPRCATTINVSIQIARSLAVLMFPFIPSSCEKIWRMLALEGAAAAQSWGSAGSAVIPSGHKLGTPEILFTKIEDDVIEQAIRETTNQQPAQAPAAAAKQVEEEPSITIDDFKKVELRVAKILECEAVPKSEKLLKLQVEIGKEKRQIVAGIAKHYKPEDLIGKSVVVVYNLQPAKLMGQESKGMILAASDDDGRLFVVSPSGEIASGSVVR, from the coding sequence ATGGCTGAATGTATTCTGGTTACTGCCGCACTACCATACGCTAACGGGCCCATCCATCTCGGACATTTGGCGGGAGCGTACCTGCCTTCCGATATCTACGTCCGGTTTCAAAGGCTGAAGGGTCGTGAGGTCGTCTTCATCTGCGGCTCCGACGAACACGGCGTTCCCATCACGCTTACTGCGGATAAGGAAGGCATCACTCCGCAGGCGGTTGTCGATCGGTATCACGCGATGAACAAAGCGGCGTTTGAGAGGTTCAGCATGAGTTTCGACAACTACTCGCGGACTTCGTTGCCTTTGCATCACGTGACTGCATTGGAATTCTTCCTTGATTTCCATAAACGAGGGATTCTGAGGGAGAAGAAGGAACGGCAGTTTTTCGATCCAAAAGCAAACATGTTTCTTCCTGACCGTTATGTGGAAGGAACGTGCCCCGTGTGCAGCAACCCGGAAGCCCGCGGCGATCAATGCGAACGTTGCGGATCGTATCTGAATCCGACCGAACTGATCAATCCGAAAAGCAAAATCTCGGGCGAAGTTCCCGTGTTGCGCGAAACGTCGCACCTCTACTTTCCTCTGGGGGATTACCAGAAGAAACTGGAGTCGTATATTGATGCCCGCAACAAGCGCGACGGATGGAAAGACAATGTGCTGAAGTACTGTCAATCATGGTTCAAGGAGGGCTTACAGGATCGCGCCGTTACGAGGGATTTGGATTGGGGGGTCAAGACTCCGCTGCCCGGCTATGAGAGCAAAGTTCTGTACGTTTGGTTTGATGCCGTGCTGGGCTATATCTCATCCACGAAGGAATGGTCGCAGCGTATAGGCAAGCCGGATGAGTGGAAAAAATTCTGGCTCGATGAATCGACGAAGTATGTGGCATTTATCGGGAAGGATAATGTTGTGTTTCACTGCATCGTTTTTCCCGCAATGCTTATGGCGTGGAACGAAACGCATCCGAAGAAATATGTGTTGCCCGGGAATGTGCCCGCCAACGAATTTCTCAACTTCGAGGGTCAGAAGTTTTCAAAGAGCCGCGGCATCGGAATTGACGTGCAGGATTTTCTTGAACGGTTTCCGGCCGATCCGCTTCGCTACTACCTGGCCTCATCCTTGCCGGAGTATCGTGATTCGGATTTCTACTGGAAGGATTTTCAGTCGAAAAATAACAACGAGCTTGCCGATATTCTTGGGAATTTTGTCAATCGAACACTGGCGTTTGCCGGCAGAACATTCAACGGTGTTGTGCCCGAACGAGGTGACATTACATCGCTCGACCAAACCATCCTTGATGCGCTGAAGGCGACTCCGACCGCGGCCGGACAGTGCTTTGAAGAATATCGTTTTCGTGACGCATTACTGGAAGTGATGAACCTTGCCCGTGCCGCGAACAAGTATTTCAATGACAGCGAGCCATGGAAAACAGCAAAATCCGACACCCCGCGTTGTGCGACTACTATCAACGTGAGCATACAGATTGCCCGCTCGCTTGCTGTGTTGATGTTTCCATTTATTCCTTCTTCATGCGAGAAAATCTGGCGCATGCTTGCGCTTGAAGGAGCGGCCGCAGCACAGTCGTGGGGCTCTGCCGGGTCGGCTGTAATTCCCTCCGGCCACAAATTAGGCACACCCGAGATTCTCTTCACCAAAATTGAGGACGACGTGATTGAACAGGCAATTCGCGAGACTACAAATCAACAACCGGCACAGGCACCGGCCGCGGCAGCAAAGCAGGTTGAGGAGGAACCGTCGATCACCATCGATGATTTCAAGAAAGTAGAACTGCGAGTCGCGAAGATACTTGAATGTGAGGCGGTCCCGAAATCGGAAAAGCTGCTCAAGCTGCAGGTGGAAATCGGCAAGGAAAAAAGGCAAATTGTCGCCGGCATCGCAAAACACTACAAGCCGGAGGATCTCATCGGCAAAAGTGTTGTGGTGGTGTACAACCTGCAGCCTGCAAAGCTGATGGGTCAGGAGTCGAAAGGGATGATTCTCGCGGCATCGGATGACGATGGCAGGCTGTTCGTTGTTTCCCCTTCGGGCGAAATAGCCAGCGGAAGCGTAGTTCGTTGA
- a CDS encoding HPr kinase/phosphorylase — MKADKNRETRKKYITVRSFFEANQERFKLRLLNGDDGFDNQINDRNLHRPGLALAGYVELFTFDRVQIIGNTEVNYLKSLPPEKRRSAFSKLLEFKIPCIVLTDNNTLEPEMLDVADRKHVPIFGTSFETTKISYFIADFLDDQFAPQIVLHGSFVDVYGIGVLLIGRSGIGKSEIALDLVERGHRLVADDVVNVTRKGEGILMGSGTDLVKHFMEIRGLGLIDVRSMFGIRAIRFQKRVEIIIELEDWKAGQEYTRTGLDDETVPVLEVEIPHVRLPIFPGKNVTVITEVIALNYLLRHYGYDAAKELAKRLEGTIAEKKKKGNRAINYFEHDFE; from the coding sequence GTGAAAGCAGACAAGAACAGAGAAACGCGCAAGAAGTATATTACGGTACGCTCATTTTTTGAAGCGAACCAGGAGCGGTTCAAGCTCCGGCTGCTGAACGGGGATGACGGGTTTGACAATCAGATAAACGACAGAAATCTTCATCGCCCGGGGCTTGCGCTTGCCGGTTACGTTGAATTGTTCACATTCGACCGTGTGCAGATCATCGGAAACACGGAGGTGAACTATCTCAAATCGTTGCCCCCGGAAAAGCGCCGCTCGGCATTCTCGAAATTGCTGGAATTTAAGATTCCGTGCATTGTGTTGACGGATAACAATACGCTGGAACCGGAAATGCTGGACGTGGCTGACCGGAAGCATGTTCCGATATTCGGGACATCGTTCGAGACAACAAAGATATCGTACTTCATTGCGGACTTTCTGGACGATCAATTCGCTCCGCAGATTGTCTTGCATGGCTCGTTTGTTGATGTGTACGGAATCGGCGTTTTGCTTATCGGGCGATCGGGTATCGGCAAAAGTGAAATTGCGCTCGATTTGGTTGAACGAGGCCATCGCCTCGTGGCCGACGATGTTGTCAACGTTACGCGCAAAGGAGAGGGAATCCTTATGGGATCGGGAACCGATCTCGTAAAGCACTTCATGGAGATTCGCGGGTTGGGACTCATCGATGTTCGCAGTATGTTCGGGATTCGTGCCATTCGCTTTCAGAAGCGAGTTGAAATTATCATTGAGTTGGAGGATTGGAAGGCCGGGCAGGAATATACACGAACGGGGTTGGATGATGAAACGGTTCCTGTTCTTGAAGTGGAAATTCCCCACGTGCGTTTACCTATTTTCCCTGGTAAAAACGTCACCGTCATTACCGAGGTGATCGCTTTGAACTACTTACTTCGCCACTACGGATACGACGCGGCGAAAGAGCTTGCCAAGAGATTGGAGGGGACGATCGCGGAAAAGAAGAAGAAGGGGAACAGGGCCATCAACTACTTTGAGCACGATTTCGAGTAG
- a CDS encoding DUF2795 domain-containing protein, with amino-acid sequence MIWTMELASYLDDAPWPATKEELIDYAVRTGAPVEVVENLQELEDSEEPYESMEEIWPDYPTDEDFFFEDEGEY; translated from the coding sequence TTGATTTGGACGATGGAACTTGCTTCGTATTTGGATGATGCTCCATGGCCTGCGACGAAGGAAGAGTTGATTGATTACGCGGTTCGAACCGGCGCGCCGGTTGAGGTTGTAGAAAATCTCCAGGAATTGGAAGACAGCGAAGAGCCGTACGAAAGTATGGAAGAAATCTGGCCCGATTATCCGACGGATGAAGACTTTTTCTTCGAGGATGAGGGAGAATACTAA
- a CDS encoding M23 family metallopeptidase produces the protein MLRKIKIFYFSDSTLGYHEVKYFKTKALLSVVVLGCALFGAFYGINYLLGDPLNVTHQNNLATENTVLKDQLRQLTAKAASVQKNLVELANHSNQLRLMVDLKTIDSETRKASVGGSLNTAEFGFLGREAGTLLASSYDILSKLEREVRLQKKSYEEINRQYVANQTKFKHLPAIKPAQGPYSINGFGMRVHPVLGVWRMHEGVDIIADIGAPVYAAGDGMVRFAGRTMGGYGSVVEIDHGYGYTTLYAHLSKVQTRQGARVKRGELIGLVGRSGLVSGPHLHYEVRLNGRQQNPVDYFFDDVDATRYRAQLANAK, from the coding sequence GTGCTACGGAAGATCAAGATTTTTTATTTCTCTGATTCGACGCTCGGCTATCACGAAGTCAAGTATTTCAAAACCAAAGCTCTGCTTTCTGTAGTTGTACTTGGATGTGCACTCTTCGGTGCATTCTATGGAATCAACTACCTTCTGGGCGATCCGCTCAACGTCACACACCAAAACAATCTTGCCACCGAGAACACCGTTCTTAAAGATCAACTCCGGCAATTGACGGCAAAGGCAGCATCAGTTCAAAAGAATCTGGTCGAGCTTGCAAATCACAGCAATCAACTTCGTTTGATGGTTGATCTGAAAACGATCGACTCGGAAACACGGAAAGCCTCGGTTGGCGGCTCCTTGAATACTGCCGAGTTCGGGTTTCTTGGTCGTGAAGCCGGAACCCTTCTGGCAAGTTCATACGACATCCTTTCGAAGTTGGAACGCGAGGTACGACTTCAGAAGAAAAGTTACGAAGAAATCAACAGGCAGTATGTTGCAAACCAGACCAAGTTCAAACATTTGCCCGCCATCAAGCCCGCGCAAGGACCTTATTCGATAAATGGTTTCGGTATGAGAGTACATCCGGTGCTGGGAGTATGGAGAATGCATGAGGGGGTCGATATCATAGCAGATATTGGCGCGCCAGTGTATGCGGCAGGCGACGGCATGGTTCGCTTTGCAGGAAGGACGATGGGCGGGTACGGCTCCGTAGTTGAGATCGACCACGGATACGGTTATACTACACTGTATGCCCATCTCTCGAAGGTTCAGACAAGACAGGGTGCGCGCGTGAAGCGGGGGGAACTTATTGGACTGGTCGGTCGTTCGGGTTTGGTGAGCGGGCCGCACCTGCATTACGAGGTCCGCTTGAACGGACGGCAGCAAAACCCGGTTGATTACTTCTTCGATGACGTGGATGCGACCCGTTACCGTGCGCAGCTGGCGAATGCAAAGTGA
- the raiA gene encoding ribosome-associated translation inhibitor RaiA: protein MDINFTARRFRAHSEIKEYAIEEVKKLQKLYDGIVRADIILFYERGVNSVKTAEIGLHVYGTKLLAHHGSNDYIKSIDNTVEKLGRQLSKYKSKLRGKDKTKVRRIQEKV from the coding sequence ATGGATATTAATTTCACGGCACGACGGTTCAGAGCTCATTCCGAGATCAAGGAATATGCAATTGAAGAAGTGAAGAAGTTGCAGAAGCTGTACGACGGCATTGTGCGGGCCGATATTATTCTGTTTTACGAGCGGGGTGTCAATAGCGTGAAGACTGCCGAGATCGGACTTCATGTGTACGGAACAAAATTGCTCGCGCACCACGGTTCCAACGATTACATCAAATCCATCGACAACACAGTAGAGAAACTGGGAAGACAACTGAGCAAATATAAATCAAAATTGCGCGGGAAAGACAAGACGAAAGTGCGTCGAATTCAAGAAAAAGTGTGA
- the holB gene encoding DNA polymerase III subunit delta' has product MWHRVIGQQRVKNILLSALRTGRLPHAYLFAGNEGVGKDAMALELARALHCEKEKENACGECASCLKLNTLQHPDVKLITALPVGKSEKSDDPPMEKLTAADVESVQEQYRRKGENPYHRVAIAKANIIKINSIREVRRESAMSSLYGGKKVFIISNADEMGDEASNTLLKTLEEPPGDTLLILTTSRPETLLQTIISRCQLVRFDPLTELDIRAALMERELVDDLKATLVARLANGSYVRALELLKDDVAALRQDVVNFVRTTLTGNAVAISEQVEQLASSKDREFVVRFLTLMLVWFRDAFVLLQGGSIINLDQQDDLKRFTAKFPDANLNGVMNAVEQSISLIYKNGYILLTLIQLTVRLRRAILEQSLQRI; this is encoded by the coding sequence ATGTGGCATCGGGTTATCGGGCAACAACGTGTTAAGAACATTCTGCTCAGCGCATTGCGCACCGGGCGGCTGCCGCACGCCTATTTGTTCGCAGGGAACGAAGGCGTCGGCAAGGATGCAATGGCTCTCGAGCTTGCGCGCGCGCTTCATTGTGAAAAGGAGAAAGAAAACGCCTGCGGGGAATGTGCCTCATGCCTGAAGTTGAACACGCTTCAGCATCCCGATGTCAAGCTCATCACCGCATTGCCCGTGGGGAAAAGCGAAAAAAGCGACGATCCGCCGATGGAAAAACTCACTGCGGCGGATGTTGAATCTGTTCAGGAGCAATACAGACGTAAAGGCGAAAATCCGTATCACCGCGTAGCGATAGCGAAAGCAAACATCATTAAGATCAACAGTATCCGGGAAGTTCGCCGCGAGTCGGCAATGAGCTCGTTGTACGGCGGAAAGAAAGTATTCATCATTTCCAACGCCGACGAAATGGGCGATGAGGCGTCCAATACGTTGCTCAAAACTCTTGAAGAGCCGCCCGGTGATACGCTTCTCATTCTTACAACATCCCGCCCCGAAACGTTGCTGCAAACAATCATCTCACGATGTCAGCTTGTTCGTTTTGACCCGTTGACAGAACTTGACATCCGGGCTGCGCTGATGGAACGCGAGCTGGTTGATGATCTCAAGGCAACGCTGGTGGCACGACTCGCTAACGGCAGCTACGTCCGTGCATTGGAATTGTTGAAGGATGATGTAGCGGCATTGCGGCAGGATGTTGTGAATTTTGTCCGGACAACGCTTACGGGCAACGCTGTGGCTATCTCGGAACAGGTTGAGCAGTTGGCATCATCGAAGGACCGGGAGTTTGTTGTTCGTTTCCTGACGCTTATGCTTGTATGGTTTCGTGATGCTTTTGTGCTGCTCCAGGGCGGCAGCATTATCAATCTCGATCAGCAAGATGATCTGAAGAGATTCACTGCGAAATTTCCGGATGCGAACCTCAATGGCGTAATGAATGCCGTTGAACAGTCTATTTCTCTTATCTACAAAAATGGCTACATTCTTCTCACGCTTATTCAGCTTACAGTGAGGCTGCGGCGTGCTATCCTTGAACAATCATTGCAACGGATATAA